Proteins from a genomic interval of Actinoalloteichus hymeniacidonis:
- a CDS encoding MFS transporter, with product MTGIPTGWRRYAGFGIGRSNWLLVAAQTCYFMGTTIDMTLTAIVGLSLAPTPALATVPLASITVVGMFASIAAGLLAGRFGYVRVMIGCALMAVFGAGVSVFAVTTESFLLLCCGTALAGAYRPIGGYIRYMAADRAPAGQRERVLSFVLYGGLVAAFIGPFMATTSAGFFAVRYTGAYMMVGVYAVLIILLLLALRATDVGPKVEVEKPTPLPVSEVRGKREFRIGLLVLASAGGMMTMIMAVGPLGSHHAEHAPTLGAAIIQWHLVGMFAPGIISGNVLARIGAYRTAIIGVALFLAGAISGVLGDEFVHFLLALTFNGIGWNFLYLAGTTLLVRCYPPGRGARIQAVAEGVRSATAVAASLSASTIFVFLGWQGTNVPVLVLSVLLLVVLLVVYRTSARASGDVVHSEAKES from the coding sequence ATGACCGGTATCCCCACTGGTTGGCGCCGTTACGCGGGTTTCGGTATCGGACGAAGCAACTGGCTCTTGGTCGCCGCCCAGACCTGCTACTTCATGGGTACGACCATCGACATGACGCTGACCGCCATCGTCGGTCTGTCGTTGGCTCCGACGCCTGCCCTCGCCACCGTGCCGCTGGCCTCCATCACCGTCGTCGGCATGTTCGCCTCGATCGCCGCAGGATTGCTGGCCGGTCGATTCGGCTATGTGCGCGTGATGATCGGCTGCGCACTGATGGCGGTGTTCGGGGCAGGCGTCTCGGTGTTCGCGGTGACGACGGAGTCGTTCCTGCTGCTGTGCTGCGGAACCGCGTTAGCCGGTGCCTACCGGCCGATCGGCGGTTACATCCGGTATATGGCCGCCGACCGCGCCCCTGCCGGACAACGCGAGCGCGTCCTGTCCTTCGTCCTCTACGGCGGCCTGGTGGCCGCCTTCATCGGGCCGTTCATGGCGACCACCAGCGCAGGCTTCTTCGCCGTTCGCTACACGGGCGCCTACATGATGGTCGGTGTCTACGCGGTGCTGATCATCCTGCTGCTGCTGGCGTTGCGGGCGACCGACGTGGGGCCGAAGGTCGAGGTCGAGAAGCCGACGCCGCTGCCGGTCTCCGAGGTCAGGGGCAAGCGCGAGTTCCGCATCGGCCTGCTCGTACTCGCCAGCGCAGGCGGAATGATGACCATGATCATGGCGGTGGGCCCGTTGGGCAGCCACCATGCGGAGCACGCGCCCACGCTCGGCGCGGCGATCATCCAATGGCATCTCGTCGGCATGTTCGCACCGGGAATCATCAGTGGCAACGTGCTGGCCAGGATCGGGGCGTATCGGACCGCGATAATCGGCGTGGCGTTATTCCTCGCAGGCGCGATCAGCGGTGTCCTAGGTGACGAGTTCGTGCACTTCCTGCTTGCGCTCACCTTCAATGGGATCGGCTGGAACTTCCTCTATCTCGCCGGTACGACCCTGTTGGTCCGTTGCTATCCGCCAGGCCGGGGGGCGCGGATCCAGGCGGTGGCGGAGGGTGTCAGATCGGCCACCGCGGTCGCCGCCTCCCTCAGCGCCAGCACCATCTTCGTATTCCTCGGCTGGCAGGGCACGAACGTTCCGGTGCTCGTGCTGTCGGTGCTGCTGCTGGTGGTCCTGCTCGTCGTCTACCGAACGTCCGCCCGTGCGTCCGGCGATGTCGTGCATTCCGAGGCGAAGGAGAGCTAG
- a CDS encoding oxygenase MpaB family protein, producing the protein MIDEARLEALKFQGDPLADAVITDLVSTGQVDSVNEVLARFRANEQPIPEELPPSVRAYLVATDDVPGWTDLDRVAGAYEFFVDDGVHVASVLSFGAMVNCYAQPRPSRVLALTHRLNQPRRRLSETAQFVLDMMGPEPFGAGGAFIPTIQKTRLIHAAVRYFILRSGTWDVEADGVPVCQQDLLGALLIFSVQVIDGMRRIGISVTEKEAEDYYYVWRVTGALLGIPADAMPESLAEAQELNATLVEASYGPSAEGVELTRNLLDLYEKMVPGRVFDGVVAAMVRQTVDPQVADWMGVPHSRAWARAVRGGVRLMRLLERSEDHSKLAATVLDKAGSLLLGSSVRILTDGQSTTLDIPTDLKEKWIAAGTCPVSPPKGGSTSPTVTRDGA; encoded by the coding sequence GTGATCGACGAAGCTCGCTTAGAGGCGTTGAAATTCCAAGGCGACCCGCTGGCGGACGCCGTGATCACCGACCTGGTGTCCACCGGGCAGGTGGACTCGGTGAACGAGGTCCTCGCTCGGTTCCGCGCCAACGAGCAACCCATCCCCGAGGAACTGCCGCCGTCGGTGCGGGCCTACCTCGTCGCCACCGATGACGTGCCCGGCTGGACCGACCTCGATCGGGTCGCAGGCGCCTACGAGTTCTTCGTCGACGACGGCGTGCACGTCGCCTCGGTCCTGTCGTTCGGGGCAATGGTGAACTGCTACGCCCAGCCGAGACCATCACGGGTGCTGGCGCTGACACACAGGTTGAACCAACCTCGACGTCGCCTGTCGGAGACCGCGCAGTTCGTGCTCGACATGATGGGACCGGAGCCGTTCGGGGCCGGTGGGGCCTTCATTCCCACCATCCAGAAAACCCGGTTGATTCATGCCGCCGTGCGGTACTTCATCCTTCGCTCCGGCACCTGGGACGTCGAGGCCGACGGTGTGCCCGTGTGTCAGCAGGATCTACTCGGCGCGCTGCTCATCTTCTCGGTGCAGGTGATCGACGGAATGCGGCGGATCGGTATCTCGGTGACCGAGAAGGAGGCGGAGGACTACTACTACGTCTGGCGGGTGACCGGCGCCCTGTTGGGTATTCCCGCCGACGCGATGCCGGAGAGCCTGGCGGAAGCACAAGAGCTCAACGCGACACTCGTCGAGGCCTCGTACGGTCCATCGGCCGAAGGCGTGGAACTCACCAGGAACCTGCTCGATCTCTACGAGAAGATGGTCCCGGGCAGGGTGTTCGACGGCGTCGTGGCGGCGATGGTCCGGCAGACAGTCGATCCCCAGGTCGCCGACTGGATGGGTGTGCCGCATTCGCGAGCTTGGGCTCGCGCCGTACGCGGTGGAGTCCGGCTGATGCGCCTTCTGGAACGGTCGGAGGACCACAGCAAGCTTGCCGCGACCGTCCTGGACAAGGCGGGCAGCCTGCTGCTGGGCAGCAGCGTTCGCATTCTCACCGACGGACAGTCCACCACCCTGGATATCCCCACCGACCTGAAGGAGAAGTGGATCGCCGCCGGGACGTGCCCGGTCAGTCCGCCGAAGGGCGGGTCGACCTCGCCCACGGTGACCAGGGACGGCGCGTGA
- a CDS encoding amino acid adenylation domain-containing protein has translation MRRLSSGQQRMWLLQQVNPASSAYNVRLALRFSDGVDLPVLRRVLDAVLTRHAVLRSVFQTGGDGNPISTTVGSFSIPLIEVTAQQGWRKAVAPLADAPFDLLEAPAARGLVASHPDGSAVLCLVFHHIIMDGRSLAILAREIPALYEAELRGDRAVLPAARASYEDYVDQQASNGGTDTLEAQLAFWRGELDGAEQLDLLLDFPRLPGGNAAGATSEFTLSEATTSELRAIARRWRCTMSSAATALFQATLALYTGQDEITIGTVLHGRQNPEFSDVIGLFVNTVVLRGEVVPSTPFRQLLRTTHATLNRAYAHQDVQFEQVVAALQPDRQGGRNPLFDVLFLYQGEQTADHDEASGIERLPWLDDSTRFDLELRAEVVDDRLTGAFIYRSDLFRATTIERLGELFVRIAELIVADPDGSLEYSILLDEVERDAGAGRFTGLDTEATLGARFERQARRTPDAVAVSDGGSLLGYGDLDALSNQLTHLLLARGVGAGSVVAVVAPPGRDLLLALLATAKVGAVCLPLPPDDAGVLLAACGVRTVLVASGVDPTNLSEVDVDLVVIPASSSAAAGFPITPPPACSDAGQPAVALPVDGQDGRPEIITMSHAELGHLATAGDGVAGSGPRTLLHSVSGSGLIEIWSALLDGGRVVVAPLGPLTTTVLRELATAERLSRVRLDGRLFHVLAEDDPEVFLGIAEVWTDGAGVASPMVERVLLRSPGTHVVLCYGAPGYEVTRRITSPYETIAGRRVGRLRHRSRSYVVGPGSTMLPSGVPGELCLAVDGGAAGQPLPSDTQAAGFVADPWGPPDSRLRRTGQLVRRLPDGDLEFLGRVTDGRRIHGSQVQAWEVERILGAHPNLERVVVAPHEDDDGGGNRLICFACGRPGARLEAEEIRRFAVELLPPQLVPADFLVLDSMPLDASGLVRTADLPFPRRTSTTGRQPRNLREEVLCALFSDVLGVHVTSVDDDFFVLGGHSFLVARLVGRVRTELAAELSIRTVFENPTVARLAVLIEQASTPRQPLTAAPRPTYPPLSHPQRRLWFLFRATGADANYNVPIALRLVGRLDRKALIEALDDVVERHEALRTVFPSHEGNPYQRVVADARITMEHRRVSEPKIQAALDGAAAHLFDLTRDIPIKAWLFETAEDDHTLLLVIHHIACDGVSLEPFGKDLAHAFRARIDGRRPDWTPLPVQYVDYSRWQSEQLGDPDDSDSLAAKQGAYWRDHLAGLPAEVMPMPDRPRSARAGTAGARIDFEIAPPLHARLRDLAIRHRVSVNMVLRAGLAVLMSKFGCGRDIPIGGVTAGRTDEALNDLVGFFVNTQVLRYDLSGEPTFTELLSRIREVDLAAHDHQDLDFEQVVELTAPSRTLSHHPLFQVMLVFQSYDEGRFELDGLSVERRNITVETTKFDLRFMFTEKPEGGGVHGALGYATGLFDPDTTQRMVDGLVLVLDRLSADPEQPVDAVDALDDHGRAELRRWNRTEVEVPDVTLTELLDRQTSSSPDAVAVVDAAEQVTYAELDRRSRRLARRLRARGADVERIVAVSLPRSVDLVVAIIAVLRSGAAYLPLEPELPELRRTAMLADAEPVVLLDQALFDELTQSPGPAAETETEIEPRQPAYLLYTSGSTGRPKGVLMEHRAIVNRLLWGKHAFPLRPEDRVLQKTPAGFDVSVWEFFWPLIDGATLVMAAPDGHRDPRYLAGIIREQRITSVHFVPSMLEVFLSELDDDSSLPTLRRVFCGGEALSPSLVQRYSRSLSAPLINFYGPTETAVEVTSWHCPASGPLTTVPIGTPLWNTRAHVLDAALRPVPVGVPGELYIAGAQLARGYFRQPALTAERFIADPFGPAGSRMYRTGDLARWRADGTLEYLGRVDDQVKLRGVRIELDEIGAAVASHPAVEQAAAAVYEPEPGMQRIVAYVVPVTTRSPLPEHDRDDRWFDSESLTRALRDHVGRTLIPAMVPSDLVYLDRLPVTQSGKLDRRSLPVPTRSAASAPRAPGTLPEARLAELVARTLKISSVGIEDNFFQLGGHSLLAAQLTGLIRESLGVEVPVSAVFQAPSVAELSKLIGLGDVPERFDVMLPIRPAGNGIPVFFVHPGIGLSWCYFPFSRYLSGRPLYAIQARAVTDAEPGVSTLGEMADDYLEQIRRVQPHGPYRLVGWSFGGNVAHAMSASLAAAGEEVELLAMIDAYPYLGSQPENALPEPEEIEPRHIELVRRSFPQLHTEAILDQDRLEFLAKALTRHHWLGTRHRPGLHQGDILYFRASGHPDEKRLSAESWAEFVTGEVRTIQMDVGHFELLDADPLSRIAEVLGEELSRPK, from the coding sequence ATGAGAAGACTGTCGTCCGGTCAGCAGCGCATGTGGCTCCTGCAGCAGGTCAATCCGGCGAGCAGCGCCTATAACGTTCGGCTGGCACTACGGTTCTCCGACGGCGTCGACCTGCCCGTACTCCGCCGTGTCCTGGATGCCGTCCTCACCCGACACGCGGTGCTCCGATCGGTCTTCCAGACCGGCGGGGACGGCAATCCGATCTCGACGACGGTGGGCTCGTTCTCCATCCCGCTCATCGAGGTGACGGCGCAGCAGGGCTGGCGCAAGGCGGTGGCCCCGCTCGCCGATGCCCCCTTCGATCTACTCGAAGCACCCGCGGCGCGAGGGCTGGTCGCGTCCCATCCGGACGGATCGGCCGTGCTGTGCCTGGTCTTCCATCACATCATCATGGACGGCCGGTCTCTGGCGATTCTCGCGCGGGAGATCCCCGCGCTGTACGAGGCCGAGCTACGAGGCGACCGGGCCGTGTTGCCTGCCGCACGCGCAAGCTACGAGGACTACGTCGATCAGCAGGCGTCCAACGGCGGCACGGACACCCTGGAGGCTCAGCTCGCCTTCTGGCGCGGCGAACTCGACGGCGCGGAGCAGCTCGACCTCCTCCTCGACTTCCCCCGTCTTCCCGGGGGCAACGCCGCTGGGGCGACCAGCGAGTTCACGCTGTCCGAGGCGACGACCTCGGAGCTGAGGGCGATCGCTCGCCGATGGCGTTGCACGATGTCCAGCGCTGCGACCGCCCTCTTCCAGGCGACGTTGGCGCTGTACACCGGGCAGGATGAGATCACGATCGGGACGGTCCTGCATGGCAGGCAGAACCCGGAGTTCTCCGATGTCATCGGCTTGTTCGTCAACACCGTGGTGCTGCGGGGCGAGGTGGTGCCCTCGACACCGTTCCGGCAGCTGCTGCGGACGACACACGCCACGCTGAATCGCGCTTACGCCCACCAGGATGTGCAGTTCGAGCAGGTGGTCGCCGCGTTGCAGCCCGATCGTCAGGGCGGCCGTAACCCGCTGTTCGATGTCCTCTTCCTCTATCAGGGCGAGCAGACCGCCGACCACGATGAGGCGTCCGGCATCGAACGGCTGCCTTGGCTGGACGATTCGACCAGGTTCGATCTCGAACTGCGCGCCGAGGTCGTCGACGATCGGCTGACCGGGGCCTTCATCTACCGGTCGGATCTCTTCCGTGCGACTACCATCGAGCGGCTGGGCGAACTGTTCGTCCGGATCGCCGAACTCATCGTCGCCGATCCGGACGGATCGTTGGAATACTCGATCCTGCTCGACGAGGTTGAACGAGATGCCGGTGCCGGGCGGTTCACCGGTCTCGATACCGAAGCCACGCTCGGAGCGCGCTTCGAGCGACAGGCGAGGCGCACTCCTGATGCCGTCGCCGTCTCCGATGGCGGGAGCCTGCTCGGCTATGGCGACCTGGACGCCCTGTCGAATCAGCTCACTCACCTGCTGCTGGCCCGAGGGGTGGGCGCGGGCAGCGTGGTAGCCGTCGTGGCGCCGCCGGGCAGGGATCTGCTCCTCGCTCTGCTGGCGACGGCGAAGGTGGGTGCCGTGTGCCTGCCGTTGCCTCCCGACGACGCCGGCGTCCTGCTGGCGGCCTGCGGTGTGCGGACCGTTCTCGTGGCGAGCGGGGTCGACCCGACGAACCTGTCCGAAGTGGATGTCGACCTCGTGGTCATCCCGGCGTCGAGCTCAGCGGCCGCAGGCTTCCCGATCACACCGCCGCCTGCCTGTTCGGACGCCGGGCAGCCAGCGGTCGCCCTGCCTGTCGACGGGCAGGACGGCCGACCGGAGATCATCACGATGTCACACGCCGAGCTGGGTCACCTCGCGACGGCCGGCGATGGCGTCGCGGGCTCCGGGCCGAGGACACTCCTGCACTCCGTGTCCGGCAGCGGGCTCATCGAGATCTGGTCCGCGCTGTTGGACGGCGGCCGTGTCGTCGTCGCCCCGCTCGGACCGCTGACCACAACGGTGCTGAGGGAGCTCGCCACCGCCGAGCGGCTGAGCCGGGTCCGGTTGGACGGCAGGCTGTTCCATGTCCTCGCCGAGGACGATCCCGAGGTGTTCCTCGGTATCGCGGAGGTCTGGACCGACGGGGCCGGTGTCGCCTCCCCCATGGTCGAGCGGGTACTGCTCCGATCACCGGGAACGCACGTGGTGCTCTGCTACGGAGCTCCCGGATACGAGGTGACCCGTCGAATCACCTCGCCCTACGAGACCATCGCGGGAAGGCGGGTCGGGAGGCTTCGACATCGCAGTCGTTCCTACGTCGTCGGTCCGGGATCGACGATGCTTCCGTCCGGCGTACCGGGTGAGCTGTGTCTCGCGGTCGACGGAGGGGCCGCCGGGCAGCCCCTGCCGTCGGACACGCAGGCCGCCGGATTCGTCGCCGATCCATGGGGCCCGCCGGATTCTCGGCTGCGCCGCACCGGACAACTGGTCCGGCGACTGCCCGATGGAGACCTCGAATTCCTCGGCCGCGTCACGGACGGGCGCCGAATCCACGGCTCGCAGGTCCAGGCGTGGGAGGTGGAGCGGATACTCGGCGCGCATCCGAATCTGGAGCGAGTCGTGGTCGCGCCCCACGAGGATGACGACGGCGGGGGCAACCGCCTGATCTGTTTCGCCTGCGGTCGGCCCGGGGCTCGACTCGAGGCCGAGGAGATCCGTCGGTTCGCCGTGGAACTTCTTCCTCCGCAACTCGTGCCTGCGGACTTCCTCGTGCTGGACTCGATGCCTCTCGACGCAAGCGGTCTAGTTCGGACGGCGGACCTGCCGTTCCCGCGCAGAACGAGCACCACCGGCAGGCAGCCGCGGAATCTGCGGGAAGAGGTCCTGTGCGCCTTGTTCTCCGACGTCCTCGGCGTGCACGTGACCAGTGTCGACGATGACTTCTTCGTCCTCGGCGGCCATTCCTTCCTGGTGGCCAGGCTGGTCGGTCGGGTCCGCACGGAGTTGGCGGCGGAGCTGAGCATCCGGACGGTCTTCGAGAACCCGACGGTGGCACGCCTGGCTGTGCTGATCGAGCAGGCGTCCACACCACGTCAGCCGTTGACCGCGGCTCCGCGACCCACCTATCCACCGTTGTCCCACCCCCAACGCAGACTGTGGTTCCTGTTCCGGGCAACCGGCGCCGACGCGAACTACAACGTGCCGATCGCGCTCCGGCTCGTGGGCAGGCTGGACCGCAAGGCCTTGATCGAGGCGCTCGACGACGTGGTGGAACGGCATGAGGCGCTGCGCACCGTCTTCCCCTCCCACGAGGGCAACCCATACCAACGGGTCGTCGCGGATGCTCGGATCACCATGGAGCACCGACGTGTCTCGGAGCCGAAGATCCAGGCCGCCCTGGACGGGGCCGCCGCGCACCTGTTCGACCTCACCCGGGACATCCCGATCAAGGCCTGGCTGTTCGAGACGGCCGAGGACGACCACACGCTGCTCCTGGTCATCCACCACATCGCCTGTGACGGAGTCTCCCTGGAACCGTTCGGCAAGGACCTGGCGCACGCTTTCCGGGCCCGGATCGACGGACGACGACCCGACTGGACACCGTTACCGGTCCAGTACGTGGATTACAGCCGTTGGCAGTCGGAACAACTCGGCGATCCGGATGACTCCGACAGCCTCGCCGCGAAGCAGGGCGCCTATTGGCGGGACCACCTCGCGGGTCTGCCCGCCGAGGTGATGCCGATGCCCGACCGGCCGCGATCGGCCCGTGCCGGGACGGCGGGCGCCCGGATCGACTTCGAGATCGCACCACCGTTGCATGCGCGGCTCCGTGATCTCGCCATCCGCCACCGCGTCAGCGTGAACATGGTCCTTCGTGCCGGGCTCGCCGTGCTGATGTCGAAGTTCGGCTGTGGCCGGGACATCCCGATCGGCGGGGTCACGGCGGGCCGAACCGATGAGGCGTTGAACGACCTCGTCGGCTTCTTCGTCAACACGCAGGTGCTGCGCTACGACCTCAGCGGCGAACCGACCTTCACGGAGCTGTTGAGTAGGATTCGCGAGGTCGACCTCGCGGCTCACGACCATCAGGATCTCGATTTCGAGCAGGTCGTCGAACTCACCGCCCCGTCTCGGACGCTGAGCCACCATCCGTTGTTCCAGGTGATGCTCGTGTTCCAGAGCTACGACGAGGGCCGGTTCGAGTTGGACGGACTCAGCGTCGAGCGACGGAACATCACCGTGGAGACCACGAAGTTCGACCTCAGGTTCATGTTCACCGAGAAGCCCGAGGGAGGTGGGGTCCACGGGGCGCTGGGATACGCCACCGGCCTGTTCGATCCCGACACGACGCAGCGCATGGTGGACGGACTGGTGCTCGTCCTGGACCGGCTCAGTGCCGATCCCGAGCAACCGGTGGACGCGGTCGATGCTCTCGATGACCACGGGCGTGCTGAGCTGAGGCGCTGGAATCGCACCGAGGTCGAGGTGCCCGACGTGACGCTGACCGAGCTGCTGGACCGCCAGACGTCGTCGTCTCCGGACGCCGTGGCGGTCGTCGACGCGGCCGAGCAGGTCACCTACGCCGAGCTTGATCGACGATCGCGCAGGCTCGCGCGGCGGCTGCGGGCGCGGGGTGCCGATGTCGAACGCATCGTCGCGGTGTCGCTGCCACGCTCGGTCGACCTCGTCGTGGCGATCATCGCCGTGCTGCGGTCCGGCGCGGCATACCTGCCGCTCGAACCGGAGCTTCCCGAACTCAGGCGGACCGCGATGCTCGCCGACGCCGAGCCCGTGGTGCTGCTCGACCAGGCGCTGTTTGACGAGTTGACACAGTCACCGGGCCCGGCTGCGGAGACGGAGACGGAGATCGAACCCCGCCAGCCCGCGTATCTGCTCTACACCTCCGGTTCCACGGGGCGCCCGAAGGGGGTGCTCATGGAACACCGAGCGATCGTCAATCGCCTCCTGTGGGGGAAGCACGCTTTTCCGCTTAGGCCCGAGGATCGGGTTCTACAGAAGACACCCGCCGGATTCGACGTCTCGGTGTGGGAGTTCTTCTGGCCCCTGATCGACGGGGCCACACTGGTCATGGCAGCGCCCGACGGGCACCGCGATCCGCGCTATCTCGCCGGGATCATCCGCGAGCAGCGGATCACCTCGGTGCATTTCGTGCCGTCGATGCTGGAGGTGTTTCTCTCCGAGCTGGACGACGATTCGAGCCTACCCACTCTTCGCAGGGTGTTCTGTGGTGGTGAGGCACTGTCGCCCTCCTTGGTACAGCGCTATTCCCGGTCGCTGTCCGCGCCGCTCATCAACTTCTACGGGCCGACCGAGACCGCGGTCGAGGTGACGAGCTGGCACTGCCCGGCGAGCGGCCCGCTCACCACGGTGCCGATCGGCACGCCGCTGTGGAACACGCGGGCTCACGTCCTGGACGCGGCGCTGCGCCCGGTCCCGGTCGGCGTGCCCGGCGAGCTGTACATCGCCGGAGCGCAGCTCGCCCGGGGCTACTTCCGACAGCCCGCGCTGACCGCCGAGAGGTTCATCGCGGATCCGTTCGGGCCCGCGGGTTCACGGATGTACCGGACCGGTGATCTGGCTCGATGGCGGGCCGACGGGACCCTGGAATACCTGGGTCGGGTAGACGACCAGGTCAAGCTGCGTGGCGTGCGCATCGAACTCGACGAGATCGGTGCTGCCGTGGCCTCGCATCCTGCGGTCGAGCAGGCTGCCGCCGCCGTGTACGAGCCGGAACCGGGAATGCAACGGATCGTCGCGTACGTCGTGCCGGTCACCACACGGAGTCCCCTGCCGGAACACGATCGCGACGACCGCTGGTTCGATTCGGAATCACTGACTCGGGCCTTACGCGATCACGTCGGGCGGACGCTGATCCCCGCCATGGTGCCCTCGGATCTCGTCTACCTCGACAGACTTCCGGTCACGCAGAGCGGAAAACTCGACCGTCGATCGCTCCCCGTGCCGACGAGATCCGCGGCGTCCGCCCCACGTGCGCCGGGAACCCTTCCGGAAGCCCGGTTGGCCGAGCTGGTCGCGCGCACCCTCAAGATCTCCAGTGTCGGAATCGAGGACAACTTCTTCCAACTCGGCGGCCACTCGTTGCTCGCTGCACAGTTGACGGGCCTGATCCGGGAGTCATTGGGGGTGGAGGTCCCCGTCTCCGCCGTGTTCCAGGCTCCCTCCGTTGCCGAGCTCAGTAAACTCATCGGGCTCGGGGACGTCCCCGAGCGATTCGACGTTATGTTGCCGATCCGCCCTGCCGGAAACGGTATCCCGGTGTTCTTCGTCCATCCTGGGATCGGCTTGAGCTGGTGCTATTTCCCGTTCAGTCGGTACCTGTCCGGGAGGCCGCTGTACGCGATCCAGGCCAGGGCGGTCACCGATGCGGAACCAGGCGTCTCGACTCTGGGCGAGATGGCGGACGATTACCTCGAGCAGATTCGCCGTGTGCAACCACACGGGCCGTATCGGCTCGTCGGCTGGTCGTTCGGCGGCAACGTCGCGCACGCGATGTCGGCCTCTCTGGCCGCAGCAGGCGAAGAGGTCGAGCTGCTTGCGATGATCGACGCCTATCCATACCTCGGATCGCAACCGGAGAACGCTCTTCCCGAGCCGGAGGAGATCGAACCGCGACACATCGAGCTGGTACGGAGAAGTTTCCCGCAGCTGCATACCGAGGCGATCCTCGACCAGGACAGACTGGAGTTCTTGGCCAAGGCACTCACCCGACACCACTGGTTGGGCACCCGCCACCGACCGGGGCTGCACCAAGGCGACATCCTCTACTTCCGAGCCTCGGGGCATCCCGACGAGAAGCGGCTCAGCGCCGAGTCCTGGGCGGAGTTCGTCACCGGCGAGGTGCGCACCATCCAGATGGACGTCGGCCACTTCGAATTACTGGATGCCGATCCGCTATCCCGGATCGCCGAGGTGCTCGGCGAGGAATTGAGCAGGCCGAAGTGA
- a CDS encoding LLM class flavin-dependent oxidoreductase → MQLPTRFGCFISPAHRLGTDPHLLLKDDLALAEVLDGLGFEELWVGEHHSGGWSTLSSPDLFIASAAPRTRRIKFATGVLPLPFHHPFMVAQRAALLDHLTDGRFILGVGSGSYQADMHLLGIDPAVTRSRLVDSLEPVQRLLAGDEVSAVTDWFEMHGARVQLRPFADPIEIVVASAATPFGMELAGRLGINAVSFVAPTWGAIRAGQDIGVGRLPGQWRHLEGTAERPVDRRDWRLTVPVHVSDSVETGKREILEGWTFQRNDLYRNTLGMPLPGSDIAHEKAFDYTVEQGGIIVGSPEDCTAAITALAQRVGGFGCLLISLQDWAPPAARLRSLELFARQVAPRLRRTLWAAEESQRWVAERRAEFVRSSAGSHNSHLAPTAKGPNAT, encoded by the coding sequence ATGCAGTTGCCCACCCGATTCGGATGTTTCATCTCGCCTGCTCACCGACTCGGAACCGACCCGCACCTGCTCTTGAAGGACGATCTCGCGCTCGCCGAAGTCCTCGACGGGCTCGGATTCGAGGAATTGTGGGTCGGTGAGCACCATTCCGGCGGCTGGTCGACGCTGAGCAGCCCGGATCTCTTCATTGCCTCGGCTGCGCCCCGGACTCGACGGATCAAATTCGCCACCGGAGTGCTTCCCTTACCCTTCCACCATCCGTTCATGGTTGCGCAGCGGGCGGCATTACTCGATCACCTGACCGACGGCAGGTTCATCCTGGGTGTCGGTTCCGGGTCGTATCAGGCCGATATGCACCTCCTGGGCATCGATCCGGCCGTCACCCGTAGCCGACTGGTGGACTCGTTGGAGCCCGTGCAGCGGCTTCTCGCGGGCGACGAGGTCTCGGCCGTGACCGACTGGTTCGAGATGCACGGTGCACGCGTGCAGCTCCGGCCGTTCGCCGATCCGATCGAGATCGTGGTGGCCAGCGCCGCCACTCCGTTCGGCATGGAGCTCGCGGGCAGGCTGGGCATCAACGCCGTGTCGTTCGTCGCGCCGACCTGGGGAGCGATCAGGGCGGGCCAGGACATCGGCGTAGGCAGGCTGCCCGGGCAGTGGCGGCACCTCGAGGGTACGGCGGAACGTCCGGTGGACCGGCGGGACTGGCGGTTGACGGTGCCCGTGCACGTGAGCGATTCCGTCGAAACCGGTAAACGCGAGATTCTCGAAGGTTGGACGTTCCAACGGAACGATCTCTACCGCAACACCCTGGGCATGCCGCTCCCCGGCTCCGATATCGCGCATGAGAAGGCCTTCGACTACACCGTCGAACAGGGTGGGATCATCGTTGGCTCTCCCGAGGACTGCACGGCGGCGATCACGGCTCTGGCCCAGCGCGTCGGTGGGTTCGGCTGTCTGCTGATCTCCCTGCAGGACTGGGCTCCCCCGGCCGCGAGGCTGCGCAGCCTCGAACTGTTCGCCCGCCAGGTGGCACCTCGGCTGAGGCGAACGCTGTGGGCTGCCGAGGAGTCCCAGCGCTGGGTCGCCGAGCGGCGCGCAGAGTTCGTCAGGTCGAGTGCAGGCAGTCATAACTCGCATCTGGCTCCGACGGCGAAGGGCCCGAACGCAACATGA